A segment of the Salminus brasiliensis chromosome 1, fSalBra1.hap2, whole genome shotgun sequence genome:
taacatgtaGACATGTTTGCTACCCCGAATGTACATCACCAATGAGACACTTAAGCATGTAAATGATATTTGTCTCCAAACTGTTGCTCGAATGGTCATGAAGTGAATCCCGTACCTGACCACCCACCAGCCATCCAGGAGTTTATGGATGACCTCAATTGTTTCTCCAACTCAGATTTAGCTCATCGTTCTCCACTGCTTTGTAGGCTTTAGTGGTTTTGTACAGCTCTCCTGTTGAACATGCGCAATAGCCATTAACAACTATAATCTGTTTACATATAAGACCTCCTAATGCACTGATACTACTGTTGCTGTTGCCCCAGGCTAGATCCTTTTGAGCCACTGACCTGCGTAGTCTGGCTCAGGCTCTTCTCTGTCATCAGGTCCATCCAGTGGTTCTAGATACGAGGCTGGAGCCCAACCTCTATGAGTCTCGAACTGACAGAACCACCAGCCTAAAGCAGATAAGATCAACTCTGTGATCAACAACACTCTAAAAGGGCAGTCTGtgcatatatttcatatataagtcacacacacacacacacacacacacacacacacacacacacacagacaaactgaATTCTTTTCTCACCATTAGGGCTCTTCTCCACAATATCAACCATGTCTCCAGCTTTAAGGTTGAGCTCATATTTTGAACTCTTGCTATAGTCTGCAATCACTCTGTAGCTGTCCAGCATAATAGGCCCGGTGATTTCTACGcaaagtgaaaaaaagaaaacatcctTCAGATCTTATCATCTCAGCCATAAGGATGGGATGGAGCTAATGTTAAAGTGGGCTGTTCTCAGGCTCATTGGTTCAGTCTGAGATGCTATTTCATTCAGTTCAGTGTCACGCTGGCAGGAAGGAATAATAACTTACCAGAGGTGGTGGTCCTTGCTCTTTCCCTGGACATTACGTAGGTCTCATTGCGTTTGAATCTACAAACACAAAATCACCATCACCAAGAAGCACCATTAAAGACATTCTTTGCAAATTCACTCTGTATCCTTCTTCTTACAcagtaagataacaaagactCACGGATGAGGAGCTGGTGGGGTCTCATCTTCTGGGCGTACTGTGAAAAAGCTTTTCACTAGCAGACAACGGGAAATTTTCGGAGGCAGATTGAGCAGAGAGCGACAGTATTCAGCCAGAGTTCCCTGCCTGGTCTCTGTTGTCTTCTGGTTGTCCAGCCATTTTGGAGCTATTGAAGGACATGAATTTCATAAGTTGTTTGTAACTAGGAAACTACCTTAGTAACCAGATAAGTAGGCTAACTATCACTAAGTTAGCCCATTCAGCCAGCTTACTAACTGAATAGGCCAACTAGTAACTAACGACATAGCCAACAATCAATCAAACGAGCTTATTTGAGAACTAGATGCCAAGTAAGTATTTTTTACTGAAAGGGAGGAAACTTGTATACACCCACAAATGCAGAATTGCGTACATATGAAGTAAAAAAAGACTGgaaacacacataaatacatgaacacacatagCATTTGATGCTGTTACCGATGCCGTATGACATACAGTAACTGTTTACTGATAAATGACAAAAGCTCGCTCACTCAGCACAACGATGCTTTGGCCAGGTTTATAAAAGGTTGTAGAGGAGAATGGTGCTGACAGTGGCACTGTACTAAACCTGTACTTAGCTTTGTACATTTCGGGCTGGTTGTGTTTTTACTTCTCTTTTCCCTTTCTGGTTGCATCACTGTCTGAACAAATACACAGGTGGCTGTAAACTGTTGGTGGAAAGTCCACGGCTTTCATTTTCAGGGCAGTTACACATTGCAAAAACAGTCTCAATGTCCCTATAGAAACTGCTTTTAGAGAACTGAAACGTGAAAAGAGGGTGCATGTGAGTGTAAAATGCACAAACTATCTATGGACTCTTTACGGTCAGCTTTCTTCGTCATGAAAACGTCCGTTCCATTAAAATTGATTAATTTAATTTGACATagaaaacgttttttttttttttttaacaggaagTTTTGGGAAGTGTGACTCTAAAAGATGCCTATGCTGTTTTTAATGACAGTATTTTAAAGACAGTTCATCAGTCCATCAGTACATTTTGACATTTAAATTGGCAACAAATGCTTACTGCAAGACATTATTAGCTCTGGTCCAATGCACTGATGTTATCTTCCTGTGATTTCCCTTTATGCAAAAATGAAGCAGGTGTTTCCTTAGCTGAGGTAGAATCGAGACTTTTGCTTCTCTTTTCAGCACAAATAAACCCCTATGTTGAAACACTATGTTGAAAATCTTTACAGCAGTAAAGATTTGACTGATTCGGTCAGGAAAAGGGCAGTATGTGTATTTCTCACCTGGTAATGAAGGAATGATTCTGTCTTTAGAATCAATATCTCCTGCCTCGATGGGAAACATCTCTTTGAGGGATTTCTGCGATCACAAAGAATGAGTAACACTGATGTTAGTGCTGCTTCTTGCttgcattatttatttcaacAGCTAAAATGTACATTATGTATAAAT
Coding sequences within it:
- the ncf1 gene encoding LOW QUALITY PROTEIN: neutrophil cytosol factor 1 (The sequence of the model RefSeq protein was modified relative to this genomic sequence to represent the inferred CDS: inserted 2 bases in 1 codon; deleted 1 base in 1 codon), translating into MADTYVRHVEILGFEKRFYPSQHYVYMFLVKWSDQSEKLIYRRYPEIHTFHKSLKEMFPIEAGDIDSKDRIIPSLPAPKWLDNQKTTETRQGTLAEYCRSLLNLPPKISRCLLVKSFFTVRPEDETPPAPHPFKRNETYVMSRERARTTTSEITGPIMLDSYRVIADYSKSSKYELNLKAGDMVDIVEKSPNGWWFCQFETHRGWAPASYLEPLDGPDDREEPEPDYAGELYKTTKAYKAVENDELNLXVGETIEVIHKLLDGWWVVRKGEETGYYPSMFLCRTGEKKEVEAERDIIRRETPPPRRSTIRNAQSIHANARQRISQDTYRRQSRRFLQQRGRLPSQPRKNSRAALVENNGDTAPSKDETKKTPAYPSSAQSRAHHGALHGEHPQTH